Proteins from one Salmonella bongori NCTC 12419 genomic window:
- the trpD gene encoding bifunctional anthranilate synthase glutamate amidotransferase component TrpG/anthranilate phosphoribosyltransferase TrpD — protein MADILLLDNIDSFTWNLADQLRANGHNVVIYRNHIPAQTLIDRLTTMKNPVLMLSPGPGAPSEAGCMPELLTRLRGKLPIIGICLGHQAIVEAYGGYVGQAGEILHGKASSIEHDGQAMFAGLANPLPVARYHSLVGSNIPAGLTINAHFNGMVMAVRHDVDRVCGFQFHPESILTTQGARLLEQTLAWAQQKLEPTNTLQPVLEKLYQAQTLTQQESHQLFSAVVRGELKPEQLAAALVSMKIRGEHPHEIAGAATALLENAAPFPRPDYLFADIVGTGGDGSNSINISTASAFVAAACGLKVAKHGNRSVSSKSGSSDLLAAFGINLDMNADKSRQALDELGVCFLFAPKYHTGFRHAMPVRQQLKTRTLFNVLGPLINPAHPPLALIGVYSPELVLPIAETLRVLGYQRAAVVHSGGMDEVSLHAPTIVAELHNNEIKSYQLTAEDFGLTPYHQEQLAGGTPEENRDILTRLLQGKGDAAHEAAVAANVAMLMRLHGQEDLKNNAQTVLDVLRNGIAYDKVTALAARG, from the coding sequence ATGGCTGATATTCTGCTGCTCGATAACATCGACTCGTTTACCTGGAACCTGGCAGATCAGCTACGGGCCAACGGCCACAACGTGGTGATTTATCGTAATCATATCCCGGCGCAAACGCTTATCGATCGCCTGACGACGATGAAAAACCCGGTGCTAATGCTTTCTCCCGGCCCAGGCGCTCCCAGCGAGGCGGGCTGTATGCCGGAGTTGCTTACCCGACTGCGCGGCAAGTTACCGATCATTGGCATTTGTCTGGGGCATCAGGCCATTGTCGAAGCTTATGGCGGTTATGTCGGCCAGGCGGGAGAAATCCTCCATGGCAAAGCATCCAGTATTGAACATGACGGTCAGGCGATGTTCGCCGGGCTGGCGAATCCATTGCCAGTCGCACGTTATCATTCACTGGTCGGCAGTAATATTCCCGCCGGGCTGACCATTAACGCCCATTTCAACGGCATGGTGATGGCGGTACGTCACGATGTGGATCGCGTCTGCGGGTTTCAGTTCCATCCGGAATCTATCCTGACAACACAGGGCGCGCGTCTACTGGAGCAAACATTAGCCTGGGCGCAGCAAAAGCTGGAACCGACAAATACTCTACAACCGGTCCTGGAAAAACTCTATCAGGCGCAAACCCTGACCCAGCAGGAGAGCCATCAACTGTTTTCAGCGGTCGTCCGCGGCGAACTTAAACCAGAACAATTGGCCGCCGCGCTGGTGAGTATGAAGATTCGCGGCGAACACCCTCATGAAATTGCCGGCGCCGCTACCGCGCTGCTGGAAAATGCCGCCCCATTCCCACGCCCGGACTATCTGTTTGCGGATATCGTCGGTACCGGGGGCGACGGCAGCAACAGTATCAATATTTCCACCGCCAGCGCCTTTGTTGCGGCGGCCTGCGGACTAAAAGTGGCGAAACACGGTAACCGCAGCGTGTCCAGCAAATCGGGATCATCCGACCTGTTGGCAGCATTCGGCATTAATCTGGATATGAATGCCGATAAATCTCGCCAGGCCTTAGATGAGCTGGGCGTATGTTTTCTGTTCGCACCGAAATACCACACTGGATTCCGTCACGCGATGCCGGTTCGCCAGCAGTTAAAAACCCGGACGTTGTTCAACGTACTCGGCCCTCTGATCAACCCGGCGCATCCGCCGCTGGCGTTAATTGGCGTTTACAGCCCTGAGCTGGTGCTGCCCATTGCGGAAACCTTACGAGTGTTGGGCTATCAGCGTGCGGCGGTGGTACATAGCGGCGGCATGGATGAAGTATCGCTCCATGCGCCGACAATTGTCGCAGAACTGCATAACAACGAAATTAAAAGCTATCAACTTACCGCGGAGGATTTTGGCCTGACGCCTTACCATCAGGAACAATTGGCCGGCGGTACGCCGGAAGAAAACCGTGACATTCTGACGCGGTTATTACAAGGTAAAGGCGATGCCGCGCATGAGGCCGCTGTTGCCGCTAACGTGGCGATGTTAATGCGGTTGCATGGTCAGGAAGATCTCAAAAACAACGCGCAAACCGTACTCGATGTTCTGCGCAATGGCATCGCTTATGACAAAGTCACCGCACTGGCGGCAAGAGGGTAA
- the trpCF gene encoding bifunctional indole-3-glycerol-phosphate synthase TrpC/phosphoribosylanthranilate isomerase TrpF yields MQTVLAKIVADKAIWVEARKQQQPLASFQNEIQPSTRHFYAALQGARTAFILECKKASPSKGVIRDDFDPARIAGIYKHYASAISVLTDEKYFQGSFDFLSIVSQNAPQPILCKDFIIDPYQIYLARYYQADACLLMLSVLDDEQYRQLAAVAHSLKMGVLTEVSNDEERERAMALGAKVVGINNRDLRDLSIDLNRTRQLAPGLGHGVTVISESGINTYRQVRELSHFANGFLIGSALMAHNDLNAAVRRVLLGENKVCGLTRAQDAKAAYASGAVYGGLIFAPASPRVVNIDQAREVIAAAPLQYVGVFQNADIADVCHKASTLSLSAVQLHGSEDQAYITALRAALPQNVQIWKALSVSDTLPARDYHHVDKYIFDNGQGGSGQRFDWSLLQGQSLDNVLLAGGLAADNCVQAAQAGCTGLDFNSGVESQPGIKDARLLASVFQTLRAY; encoded by the coding sequence ATGCAAACCGTTTTAGCGAAAATCGTCGCTGATAAGGCGATTTGGGTAGAAGCCCGTAAGCAGCAACAGCCGCTGGCCAGTTTTCAAAATGAGATCCAGCCAAGTACGCGCCATTTTTATGCTGCATTACAGGGCGCGCGTACCGCCTTCATCCTGGAATGTAAGAAAGCCTCGCCATCAAAAGGCGTGATACGCGATGATTTCGATCCCGCGCGTATTGCAGGTATTTATAAACATTACGCCTCGGCGATTTCCGTTCTCACCGACGAAAAATATTTCCAGGGAAGTTTTGATTTTCTGTCGATCGTCAGCCAAAACGCGCCACAGCCGATTCTGTGTAAAGATTTTATTATCGACCCTTACCAGATTTACCTTGCTCGTTACTATCAGGCTGATGCGTGCTTACTGATGCTGTCAGTATTGGATGATGAGCAATACCGTCAACTCGCCGCTGTCGCACACAGCCTGAAAATGGGCGTGCTCACAGAGGTCAGTAATGACGAAGAACGCGAGCGTGCGATGGCGTTAGGCGCGAAAGTAGTAGGCATCAACAATCGCGATCTGCGTGATTTGTCGATTGATTTGAATCGCACTCGCCAGTTGGCGCCAGGACTTGGCCACGGCGTGACTGTTATCAGCGAGTCCGGAATTAACACTTACAGGCAGGTGCGCGAATTGAGCCACTTCGCCAATGGTTTTTTAATTGGCTCGGCATTAATGGCGCATAACGATCTTAACGCCGCCGTTCGACGTGTGCTGCTTGGTGAGAATAAAGTCTGTGGCTTGACCCGCGCCCAGGACGCCAAGGCCGCCTACGCATCGGGGGCCGTTTATGGTGGACTGATTTTCGCTCCCGCCTCGCCTCGCGTAGTGAATATCGACCAGGCGCGGGAGGTGATTGCCGCTGCGCCGCTGCAGTACGTCGGCGTTTTTCAGAACGCGGATATCGCCGACGTTTGCCATAAAGCCTCGACCCTGTCGCTTTCTGCTGTACAACTACACGGTAGCGAAGACCAGGCGTATATCACCGCGCTGCGCGCTGCATTGCCGCAAAATGTGCAAATCTGGAAAGCACTGAGCGTTAGCGACACGCTTCCCGCACGCGATTATCACCATGTCGATAAATACATTTTCGACAATGGCCAGGGCGGCAGCGGGCAACGGTTCGACTGGTCGCTGCTACAGGGACAATCGCTGGATAATGTGCTGCTGGCTGGCGGGCTGGCAGCAGATAACTGTGTACAGGCGGCGCAAGCCGGTTGTACTGGTCTCGATTTTAATTCTGGCGTCGAGTCACAGCCGGGCATCAAAGATGCTCGTCTTCTGGCCTCGGTTTTCCAGACACTGCGCGCATACTAA
- the trpB gene encoding tryptophan synthase subunit beta yields the protein MTTLLNPYFGEFGGMYVPQILMPALRQLEEAFVSAQKDPEFQAQFADLLKNYAGRPTALTKCQNITAGTRTTLYLKREDLLHGGAHKTNQVLGQALLAKRMGKTEIIAETGAGQHGVASALASALLGLKCRIYMGAKDVERQSPNVFRMRLMGADVIPVHSGSSTLKDACNEALRDWSGSYETAHYMLGTAAGPHPYPTIVREFQRMIGEETKAQILDKEGRLPDAVIACVGGGSNAIGMFADFINDASVGLIGVEPGGHGIETGEHGAPLKHGRTGIYFGMKAPMMQTADGQIEESYSISAGLDFPSVGPQHAHLNSIGRADYVSITDDEALEAFKTLCRKEGIIPALESSHALAHALKMMREHPEKEQLLVVNLSGRGDKDIFTVHDILKARGEI from the coding sequence ATGACAACACTTCTCAATCCCTATTTTGGTGAATTCGGCGGCATGTACGTGCCGCAGATCCTGATGCCCGCGCTACGCCAGCTTGAAGAGGCCTTCGTCAGCGCGCAAAAAGATCCTGAGTTTCAGGCGCAATTCGCCGATCTACTGAAAAACTATGCGGGACGCCCTACCGCTCTGACCAAATGCCAGAACATCACCGCCGGTACGCGTACCACGTTATATCTGAAACGCGAAGATTTACTGCACGGCGGCGCGCATAAAACTAACCAGGTTCTGGGTCAGGCACTGTTGGCTAAGCGAATGGGTAAAACCGAAATTATTGCGGAAACTGGCGCTGGCCAGCACGGCGTAGCCTCCGCGCTCGCCAGCGCGCTGCTGGGGCTGAAATGCCGTATCTATATGGGCGCCAAAGACGTTGAGCGCCAGTCGCCAAACGTCTTCCGTATGCGTCTGATGGGTGCAGATGTGATCCCCGTTCATAGCGGTTCATCCACACTCAAAGACGCCTGTAACGAGGCGCTACGCGACTGGTCCGGCAGCTATGAAACCGCGCACTATATGCTCGGTACGGCAGCAGGCCCGCATCCCTATCCGACTATTGTTCGCGAGTTTCAGCGCATGATCGGCGAAGAGACGAAAGCGCAAATTCTCGACAAAGAGGGGCGTCTGCCTGATGCCGTTATCGCCTGCGTCGGCGGTGGGTCAAACGCTATCGGGATGTTTGCCGATTTTATTAATGACGCCAGCGTCGGGCTTATTGGTGTTGAACCTGGCGGTCACGGTATTGAAACAGGAGAGCATGGCGCCCCGCTTAAACATGGTCGTACCGGGATCTATTTCGGCATGAAAGCGCCAATGATGCAAACGGCTGACGGACAAATTGAAGAATCTTATTCTATTTCCGCCGGGCTGGATTTTCCGTCCGTTGGGCCGCAACATGCGCACCTGAACAGCATTGGACGCGCGGATTACGTCTCCATTACTGATGACGAAGCGCTGGAAGCCTTCAAGACACTGTGCCGCAAGGAAGGGATTATCCCGGCGCTGGAATCCTCCCACGCTCTGGCGCACGCGTTGAAAATGATGCGCGAACACCCGGAAAAAGAGCAACTGCTGGTGGTCAATCTCTCTGGCCGCGGCGATAAAGACATCTTTACCGTACATGATATTTTGAAAGCGCGAGGGGAAATCTGA
- the trpA gene encoding tryptophan synthase subunit alpha, with the protein MGRYENLFAQLNERREGAFVPFVTLGDPGIEQSLHIIDTLIEAGADALELGVPFSDPLADGPTIQNANLRAFAAGITPAQCFEMLALIREKYPSIPIGLLMYANLVFNDGIDEFYARCKKVGVDSVLVADVPVEESAPFRQAALRHNIAPIFICPPNADDDLLRQVASYGRGYTYLLSRAGVTGAENRGGLPLHHLVRKLKEYNAAPALQGFGISSPEQVTAAVHAGAAGAISGSAIVNIIEKNHCHPDQMLAELRAFVCAMKAASRA; encoded by the coding sequence ATGGGACGTTATGAAAATTTATTTGCGCAGCTCAACGAACGCCGGGAAGGCGCCTTTGTCCCCTTCGTCACCCTGGGCGACCCGGGCATAGAACAATCGCTGCACATTATTGATACGTTGATTGAAGCCGGCGCCGATGCTCTGGAGTTAGGCGTTCCCTTCTCCGATCCGCTTGCTGACGGCCCTACCATCCAGAATGCGAACTTACGCGCCTTCGCCGCTGGGATCACGCCTGCCCAGTGTTTCGAAATGCTGGCGCTGATCCGTGAAAAATACCCGTCTATTCCGATTGGCCTGCTGATGTATGCCAACCTGGTATTTAATGACGGCATTGATGAATTCTATGCCCGTTGTAAAAAAGTCGGCGTGGATTCCGTGCTGGTCGCGGATGTCCCGGTTGAAGAGTCTGCCCCCTTCCGTCAGGCGGCGCTACGACATAATATCGCGCCGATTTTCATCTGCCCGCCAAATGCGGATGACGATCTTCTGCGCCAGGTCGCTTCTTATGGCCGTGGCTATACTTACCTGCTTTCCCGGGCGGGCGTTACCGGTGCGGAAAATCGTGGCGGATTGCCACTACACCATCTGGTCAGGAAACTTAAAGAATATAATGCCGCGCCTGCTTTGCAGGGGTTTGGTATCTCCTCGCCGGAACAAGTGACCGCTGCCGTTCATGCTGGTGCGGCTGGCGCGATCTCCGGTTCGGCGATTGTCAACATTATTGAGAAAAACCACTGTCATCCAGACCAGATGCTGGCGGAACTCAGGGCTTTTGTCTGTGCGATGAAAGCCGCCAGCCGCGCATAA